The genomic stretch GCGCTACTTCAGTTGCCATCCTTATTGCTCCTCATTGGCTTCGTCATTCAGAGACAAGGGCAAAGAGATGTTCTTAATGGGTGTGTCGTCTGCATCGCGAGGGACCCAGAGCGGGAAATTGCCTCTGACCACTTCGTCATACCATCCTGGAGATAGGTCAGCACCGACTCGACATATAAGCCAGGAGAACACCTTCGTACGCCTGGCCTGCTCTGTGAAGTGCTTGCGCTCATGGCTTTTTGATCTTCTCTCGACTGGTAGGAGATGATAAATTATATAATGCTTTCTTATGCCGCCCGCCATTTTGTGTTGTTGCAACCTCTAGAGATGACTCAGTATTAATTCATGTATGAGAAACTAAACTGAGCTCAACTTACAAACTGACAAAGGCGGTTGTTGTCATCCCGGTATCGACAGAAGATCTCTCCAGGTATGAGGATCACTTCGCCGTTCTTCCGGAATGTGTCAGCACTTGGGCCACCGCGTGCAAAAGTTGAGTGAGGTATGTCATACTTGGTTGAATTGAAGAGGGGGCAAAAGTTGCTCAAGTCGATTTGCAGGCTGGCCAGATGCTCCCAGATCCGCGTAGCATATGCGGCTTTCGCGAAAGGAGCGGTAATGATTGACTCCTCTGACCATGATGAAGTGATGGATTTGTCTCTGAAAATAAGCGATATACCTTTCCAGAGACATGTCCAGGAATTGTATGGTAGGTAGTTTGTAGCAGAAACAAATTCGAGCGCGTTGCCCTGCGATGCGTTTTACAGCGCCTTCCTGATAGTCTTCTCTGCGCACCAGAGTTTAATTAATGTTTTGGCAACACGCAAGCACACATGACCAGAAGAGAAGGTTTGAGGATTCAGTACAAGGTTCAAACAGGCTTCGCTCTCGTAGCAGCGAGCACTTGCGATTTGTCCAGCCTGACACGCCGGCTACTCTGCTTGAGCCTGTCTGGTAACTTGAACGAGCGTCACGAGTAAAGTGCAAACACTGTCGTGTTGTTGCCCTTGCTTGCATGTATCCCCAGCAGTCAGATTTCTTTCTTGGCTGAGTCAAGGAATTCGCAGTAGCAATGTATATCTCTATTTCACTGACTGCCGCCAGAAGCTTCGCCCGAGAGCTTAAAAGAGGACGCCCGAATCGCTCATCGAATCTAAAGCCATATGGAATCTTCCACCCTTGCGGTGGTGCTGGCAACCACTGATCAAGCCCAATAAGAGAGATACCAAGCTAATTGCGCAGTGGCGAAATTGCAAAGAGTAAATAAACCACCTGTCAAAAGAGTAAAAGGTGGCTAATGCCCTGAAAACAAGTACATCTACATGTATTCAATCTCTGTGTGCTTGAAGTGGGACGGCTTATACGATCTACCAAGCGATAACTACACCCTGAGCATCCGACTTTGGCGGATCCACAGGCTTTGGGGGAAAATATACAGTAGAAATGAGGAAGAAATAAAGATGCTGTTTTCTCCAAGAATCAGTCACATAGGTTTTAGTGATTCAATTCGCTTGGTAGCTCAAAATAAGAACTAAAGAATTCTCCGCAAAACCAGCGTTGCCAGGTCAGGGATGCTTGATGCCCACACGCCCACTTGcaggcttttttttctccattGATGTGAGATCCACAACAGCGACTGGATACTGCTGGTTGCGCCCTACTCAAAAGTTGAACTTCTGATTCATGATTAAACAATAccaaaaaagggcaaaaaagtGCCATTACGAGGAGTCGAACCTCGGTCTTCAGTGGTTTGTAGTAATACCACAAACTGATGTCTTAACCGTTGGACCATAATAGCTAGCACTTGTATTGATACTAATTTTGGGAAAACTAATTACATAAAGGTGCAAAGCTAACTGCTAGTTACGAGATGGCTTTAATTCAGTTGTGATTGTGACCAAGATGCAGGATTTCCAACTTGAGTAATACCATTCTACTACTGTACAGAATAAGTGCATAGGCTTGTGAAACTGTAAAAGATAAGGccacaaagagaagcaaTCCGGTTTTACATAGAGCGGCCATTGAAGGCCACTAGATGATGGCCATTGATAAGACGACTCAAACAGTCAGAGGCCTCTCCGCATTGCGTTTGACAAACGCCACTGCAATTGCAATTTTACCTTGGATAAGTCCTGTATGAACTAAAGAAACGAGCTTAGACGGCTGATCCAGATAAGAAAAACACTCACTCTATGAGCCTCCGCTAAGACTGAAGTAGCAGCAGAAAGTCGATGGCCGCTTTAGCGTCATGTAGTCCCCTCAATCCGGCAATTATAATGTAAGTGCCATCGGTCTCTACCCCTCCGTCACAACTTATTTAGAAGCTGCCCGAGATTGTAATTTCTTAAACACCACATTCCAACTCAAAATGATTCGCTGGATCTCGTCTACGGCGCTGCTTACAGTTCCTGTGAGCGTCTGCGCGCACCAATTCGCCGCGTATGGCGGTAACCAGATCCCCTTTTGGGCTCATACCGACGCTGCCGTTGACGAGATTGACTTGTCGACATACGATTTCTCGGGCATTGGCACCTACGCACATGTTCCTTATGAAAACTGCTTTGTTGATGACGGCTCTTCGAAACCCTTTGACATTGCAATTTTGGGTGCTCCATTCGATACTGTTCGTCGATGTCTCCCTCAAACTATCTCTGAATGTTGTCTTAGACTAACTGCTTGAACCTAGGCCGTTACTGCGAGGCCGGGTGCGAGGTATGGACCTAATGCTATAAGGGCAGCCTCACAACGGAAGGCATATGGATATAGCATCTACACGGGTGAGAGATATTGACTTAAAAAGTAGTATCTGCATAGTCTACTTACTATCTACCATTAGGTCGCGATCCCGTCCATGACTGGGCTCGGATTGTTGACTGCTTTGATGCCCCCTTAACGTGGCTTGACAACCGCGCAGCACTCAAGACGCTTGATCAGGCTCACAGGGTCATCTCTGGGCGACCAACAGCTCACCCCGATGAATCAACTGTTCCAAGAATTATAACCTTGGGAGGAGATCACACAACGACTCTTTCGGCGTTGCGTTCCACACATAAGCGATGGGGACCGGTTTCCGTGATTCATTTTGACAGCCATATTGGTAAGATCCAGACTCTTCCAGGCgatgagatgatgggatTCTAACTTTTGATACAGATACATGGGATCCAGCGGTTCTAGGTATGGGGTGCCCCCAAGCCCTTAGGAAATCTCTACTAACATTGACAAAGGCGGTGGCATATCGGATTATGCGTAAGACATGGTGTATCCGTTACAGTTCTTTTACTGATATCTATCAAGAGGTCTGAACCATGGCACATTTCTACACATTGCTCATGAAGAAGTGGGTTTTACATGGCCGTATTACCGACAATGTTGACATACTTCACAGGGACTCATTCTCAATTCCTCAATCCATGCTGGTATTCGTGCTCCTTTGACCCGTCGGAAAGCGGATATCCGAAACGATATCCGATGTGGATTCGAAATCATTACAGCAAGGGATATCGACACCAACGGAACGCGAGCCATCATTGATAGAATCCGCGAACGAGTTGGTGAtactaatacttatattagCGTTGACATTGATGTATTAGACTTGGCATTTGCGCCTGGTAAGTCCAATCATTTACCTAGGATACATTCTTTTTATAGAGTCTAGTTACTAACGGAGGTATTTGGCTGAAAAGCTACTGGTACTCCAGAGCCGGGTGGCTGGAGCACTCGCGAGCTGCTCACCGTTCTAGCCGGACTGGAAGGCTTGAACATCATTGGGGGCGATGTGGTGGAGGTAGCACCAGCATATGACGACAACGGCGAGATTACTGCAATTGCGGCTGTTGAAGTAACTCATGCTATTCTCGAGCTGCTGATTGCAAAGGCGGTCAAGGCACCCGATGACGCATAAAGTGTTGTAACACAAGATAGGGGGGTAGATCGTCTCTGAGTATGCATGGGTGTTCCATATGTGTACTCGCACCTTTCTTCAAAGACAGGAGAAGTGTTCCATATTAGTTATCCAGGAATCTTGCGATTTGAGTTCGCACCtttcatcaaagacaagagaaaTCAACAAGTACATCTTGAGCCTGACATCTTCCATAGCCTTTTCGACTTCACCTCTCTCTGCTTGAGACTAATTGACTTCCCTATTCAAAGCGGTGTAGAAAGTAATGACTGTCATGCAGCTCGCCGTGATATCAGCCCTTGTGTTATCGCGTGATCATGAGGGCATATATGGGCACTCAGTCGCATATAAAAATTCTCATAGTTTCTTGCTCCTGTTGGgactttctttctctcttttctttctttcaatcACCCTCGCGAGGTACGTCTCACGACTCGCGATAAGGTGCCAAAGCTCATTGCCAGGACTTTATCCACCCCGAGCTGCCCGATTTATACCAACGCAAATATGTTGGCATCTCAATGTCTGACGCCACGTCGGCGTTCGTATTGTTCATTACATGGTAAGACTTACAACTTTCATTAGTCGACACTTAGTTGCTGATGTATTGCATTCGGTCAAGATTTATAGATTGGATATGCCCATCAATGATGCGGCGTGCCCCGAGACTGCGATACATGTGGAGCACATTGTTGAGACTCACATGGCATATCACATCAGAGTTTTTTTTACCTACCGGCACATGAAGTCTCTTTCGCGTCAACTATTCACGGCATGATGCTGGAGCCTTCTGGGGCCAAATGTTATTCATGATGGAGGCAGGACCGCACATCCAGACAAGCGACGTCATATTCAAGATGCTCAAGAGGTTCCGAGCCCAGGCTAATATAGACATTCATCAAGACCTTGATGAAGTTTGGACTTTGAAGAGCCATTATAGAGGCACGCTTGCATGTTCTCGCGCCGTTGAATTGACTGCGATCTAACCAGTTTCACAGAGCAATTCACCCGACGTCATTACTGGGTATAGCTATGTGGCTGTTGGTCACTTGAGGCAATCTACCCTCCCCTCTCTTATGCTCCGCCGACAATCCAATTGGAACACAGTGATTGTGCGCTTTGAACTGCTTGCACAGGAATTACATCGCCAGTGCCGGGACTTTATCCGCCGCTCATCGTGGAGCGAGATGAGGTTGGGTGAATTCAGCCAGATACTATCGTGAAAGAGAGGGGCATTTATGTTCTGTGATTCGCCAATCGCCATTGCCCTTGCATCTCAACATACTGAGCCTGAGTTGATGAATGCGTGGCTAAAAGTGTAATGGGAACCAAACTCAGGCCCGCGCTCCAGTTTCTCTACAGGACCGACACTCTCCCCCCATGCGATCTACCCAGCCAATGCTTATTCTTCGCCACGAGCAGTGCTGAAATCGAGAATGGTCTCTTTACAATACAGGGAACCACCCAGCCATTGACCACGGGGCAGCTGGCATTCATTTATCAGTACATCAAGAGGTTCGTTTGTCTGGAGGGTACAATACCTGTCACAACGCTCCATTATCACGATACACATCATCCTCTACCCTCTCCGTCAGTTATAATCACCCTCCAACCTTCCAATTACTTTCCGACGTTGTCAATCGAACCTGGGCGTCATAAACGCACCGAGATCCGCTGTCTTTCGACCGTCGCTGGTCCAACAGCCCGGCATATGAAGGGACTTGAAGCTCTGCCGATTGTGTTTTCCTCGTCTAAGCCATAGCAAGCCGCATACTACCCCGACAAAGCGCCGAAACTCTGACGACAGCAGCTGCAATGATCTGCTAATTAGCCGATACAAACCGGTTGCTCTATCGCCCTTGAATGGTTGGCAAAACCATGATATATCCCCATGCACGACACCCCACGCTGTTATAAGTCACATCGCAAAGTATTGCAGTAAGCCGAGCCCAACATCTCGGAGCCATCGCGACGtcgcagaagagagaggttCTCCCTCGTATTAGCCGCGAGTGTGGCCTAACTGGCTTCACGGCCCGTTGCATGAATGTGCTGGTATCATACCGGAATCTCCCATACGCTGCTCCAAATTGCCCCAAATAAGGCGACAAATATATTGGCGCGAGATACTCATCTCAAAAATGGACTTTACGAACGAGACAGAATGATTCCCAGAAGATATGAATTGAGCTTGTTTTGGATTATATTGCCACAAGATGGCAatagaacaaaaaaagatgaaagcaATTGATCTTTTTATTGGAACACTCCATCAACAGGCGATACGGTTCCGACGGCTTGCCCATATCAGCTACTCTATCAGATGATATGTGTCGATAAACTGTCTTCTGCTCTAACAGACGACAAGGTCCCAACGGCCAGCCCATACCAACTACTATATCAGTTGATATGTACCAAGATATACAATCCACACGCGCAACAGAAGAACACCGCGCCATAGCAACCGACCTATTCCACGATTACAAATTGGCTATATGAACCCACAGCTATATAGGCATCATCCACCTTGAGACTGAGGCTATTCCTGACCATGATTGGCAGCCGCAAAACAGCACAGAGAGAGTCGAGTCAAAAAAGGCACTTGTTTACCAGACCAAATGTGGTCATGGGAGACTGAGGACCCTATCCGCAATGGTTTGAAGGGCAAAAAGACACAGAAATGGAGCTCATCCCTGGAAAAGCTTCACCTTTAGTGGGGGAAACAATGGACAACTTATCAAACAGACAATGGAATTACAATGGAAGAGACGAGTTGACTTGTCGACCGCAATGGTAAGAAGGCCAGAGATCTCGGTGAAAAGCACATCTTCTCAGGAGTCCGAGCGTTAGTTCGAATACGCCACAATGGCTAGATATGGGTGGGAGCGACTTACAGAACCGCGACAACCCGAAAGACCTGAAATGTAAGCAAACTAGATTCCCAAACTGGCTGTGTATTTGTGTTTTATCTAACAGAGCTTCTTAGTTGTCAACAGACTCAATACGCTGCTATACGAGTTAAGGGCTCAGTCTCGACCGAGTAACGAGGATAAACAGCATCCCGAATCGCCTTTGATTGCTCACAGAACTAAAGCAACAAGAAAAGCTCCCGTTTGGGTAAAAGGAGAGACATTTCCTGAACCGCGAGTACAGAAAAGTTTTCCCGGCAGGCCCCCGACCAAGTTTAAGCAACCCAGCCAAGCGGCATATCCATTCAGCATCATTCGACAAGGAAATGGCACAGCTTGCCCCTCCAACCTGGGAAGAGTGTGGGCTTCTATCTACACGAAAAGTTTCTCATGAATCCATCACGTGTGGTAGCCAATCGACTTCAGCTAGACCAAGCAAGAGAATGACTATTAAAATTATGACACAGCTTTATTTTGGTCTTTATACAAATACAGCAAATTAGAAACAAAAATCTATCCATCTGTGATAATTCCTTACAGCTTGGACAACTATCAAGAAAGGCATAGGAACTGAcatcataaaaaaaaaagccaaatcAGGAGGTGTGGTACATATGTACATATAAACAGAGAGTATCATTAAAACTATAACGTCATAAATTATTGCTGCTTCATAGTGACGGTTTATTTCCATACCCGACAAATTCTAAGATATCCAAACCCCAACGCCATAGACCATGCTCGCTTTTTAATCCCAGTATCTGATATCTCCATCCAACCCAGCAGTAGCAACCTTGCTCGTTTCCTGAGGATGCCACTGCACACACGTCACCGCCTGGTTGCCCGCCTTCAGCTTATGATACATCTTGCACGTCTTCCAGTCCCAGAAGCAGACGTAGCCGGCCTGATCACCGGAAGCCAGGAACTGGCCGTCGGGACTGCAGTCCAGATCGATACCCAGACCAGCGTTGTTGTGGCCCCGgtagctcttcttcctgttctGGCGGAACTTGTCGTTGGCTCCGTAGACGACGATTTGGTTATCTGAGCTTTGATAGGCGACGTATTTACCGGATGGGTGCAGTGCTGCTCTCGTCATGGGGTACATGTCTGGCTCGGCGATGTACTTGATCGGCACGGGGATATTGTAGTCCCATGCGCGGAGCGACTTGTCGTCGGATGTCGTCATGAAGCGACGGTTGTTATCGACAAACAcaatggtgttgatggcagcCAAGTGGTGGTCATACTCCTGAACCACTTCGTTCGGCGTACGTATATCGAACTGAACAATTTTCTTGTCTGACATGCCAGCAAGGAACTCATTCGAGTGCTCCGGATCAGGGTTGAATCTAATAACATGTGGCGTTTTGCCAGTCGTAAACTTGTTGATACAAACGCCCTTCTCCGTGTCCCAGAGCTTAATCATGCGATCATACGAAGCAGACAAAAACTGTGTTCCCGAGTTGTTGAAGCAAATATCCGACACCGACTTGGAGTGGCCCGAGTACGTCCGCAGCAGTTCCCTGTCGTGATACACATCGCGAATCTTGACTGTGGTGTCCGCACCGGCTGATAGAAGCAAATGTCCTGAGCTGGGGAAGAACCGCAGCGCATTGACAGCTCCGTGGTGGTCCTTCCAGCCGTGAACCTGCTTCTTCGGGATAAAGTTGGTGGTGCTTCCAGGCTCCTTGCGCAAGTCGACGTCCAAATCCTGCGGCACATGCATATATGTTCGGCCCTGGTAGTCGTACTCTTCGGAGCCGTGGAACGTCGTCGTCTCGTCTCCCAATGCCTCGACTTCCTTGCGTCGAGTAAGGGCACCAGCAGGCGCCTGTAGGACAGTTCCACTCTCAATgacttcgtcctcgtcgatCTCATCATATTCTTCGTCGCTTgccagctcttcatcctcgccaaCGACCTCGTATTCTTGCTTTTTGAACTTGGCCCAAGGTCCAACATACGCTCCTGCGCCCTCGGCGATGGTTGCGTcgcctttcttctctcgacCAGCCCGTAGATTCGCCGCCTCGGCCTTGATGTCTGCGCCGCTTTGATACTGTCGCCCAGGCCCGCCTTTCCTCTCGATAGCCCTGTGTTTGCTCCGGAAGGTATGTTCGCTCACAAATGTCTCCTCAGCATGGCCAGTGAGAATATTTTTGCGTTTCAGTGTGGTCGTTGCATCCTTGTACGGATTTGCTGGGCCGGCTTTTGGCCGCGAAAGATCTTCCGCAGTGTAAGGAACGACTGCATGGTCGGGCTCTGCTTGTTGGCGCACCACGAGGGCATCCTGGGGCGCCATATTCGGCGGGTACTCTCCAAAATCCGCCATGGTTTCGATTTTTGCGACAGGACGCCGCAATTGCAGATTCAATCGTGGGCATGCGATTACAAGACAAGCCCGCTCTGATGGGCAGAACCGTGGCGCGTCTGACGCAGAAAATCGAGTCACGTGATGCACTAGAAACGCTATGATGCTCCAAAGCAGCTGTAGCTAGCCGAGCTATGACGATGGAGGGGGTTATTGGGATGCAACCGAAAAGGGACATGTACGATATATAGAGGCCAAAGACGAGAGCGCTGTGCAAGATTTAcaattaactttattaactAGATTTTTGTCTTCCCTAGTACTCAAAGCTTCCATCATTACTCCACATAGCTTCAAACAAATTTGGCCAGCCCTCCTGCGGAAAAAATAAGCAAAGCAGGAGGCTGCGCAACCCAAGCCGCGAAAAAAATCATCTCTCgtaaaaagagagaaaaagatcGCCTCAATGTATTAAGCTCCAAGCGCTTGTATGTCACCAGACGCTGTGCTTAAAGCTGCAGGTAAAGCCCGTctctttctcatcaacagctgCTCCACCGCTTTGCCAGCTCCGTCGTAGTTCTAAACATCCACGGCCCATTTCCCATTCGTGTCTTGCCCTACCGGCTCCTCGTCAGAGATCCCGTCATGTTTAGTTTATCGATCCTGCCAGAGATAATGGTATCGTATGGTGGGGTAGGGTAGTATCGTCAGTCATTCAACACGGTTTACGAGGACTCATCGCGGATGAGAGCAACAATCATGCTGTAGAGGTAGAAGAAGAACATGATCAAGTGGAAGGCCAGCTTGATGAATGACTCCTATAGGACTGTTAAAGCCGTGCCCAAAAGAGAGTCGAGTATCCTATACATTGCAACGTACCTTCTTGTGGACATTAAGCTTTCGGAAAATCTCGGTGGCATCAAGCAAGTGGGTGTTGTCAACAATTCTGGTTCAAAGCTCGTTAGAAAAAAACTATTCCACGCCGCGGCAATAATCTGGCTCGAGGGCAGCTCACTTCTTAATGTTGTATCCAAGCAAGGGCAGGTTGAGAATAAGGGCAACCCAGTATCCGTTGatcaagaacaaaaaggtcAGGAAGCCATGGACGGCAGCTTCGGGCAGGATGTAGGCGTTGAGGCGGTTGCAGAGGTCGATGGGGTTGATGTAGTCGCTACGAAAAGCCGAGTTAGCCATGGACAGACATGAGCCACAAAGGGCCCGTCGATAAGACGCATTTCCTTGCGCGCATGCGTCGGACGTCGAGAGCGGTAACACGGGATGCCATACCATTCCAAATCACTGTACATGATGGTGAAGAACACCTGCAGGAACAGGTTGACGGCGTTGATCAACACCGACAAAAGGAACAGCCACGCTTCTCCAGACATCATGCCGGTGGTCTTTGAGGGTTACGTGAAGTTGTAAGTcgggagagagaggcggcagaagaagagctggaggTGCTTCTTGTCGGTTCGGTTGTCACAAGCTTTGAGCTCTGGCGCAAATTGGACAAGGTTGGCGCGGCGTGCaggagggaggggggagcTGCTTGGAATTAGTGGGGGGGTTCGTGATAAAGCTCGTGCCCGGAacggagaagctgctgcgtgCGGTCGGTGCTCACCGTAGCAAGGCGCGGGGACGAGGCAAAAGCAATGCTGCGAGCACAGGCGGGAAAGATGCGAGGTGGCCTCA from Trichoderma atroviride chromosome 3, complete sequence encodes the following:
- a CDS encoding uncharacterized protein (EggNog:ENOG41), yielding MSLERYIAYFQRQIHHFIMVRGVNHYRSFRESRICYADLGASGQPANRLEQLLPPLQFNQNGEVILIPGEIFCRYRDDNNRLCQFRLQQHKMAGGIRKHYIIYHLLPVERRSKSHERKHFTEQARRWYDEVVRGNFPLWVPRDADDTPIKNISLPLSLNDEANEEQ
- a CDS encoding uncharacterized protein (BUSCO:EOG092D1ZGV), with product MADFGEYPPNMAPQDALVVRQQAEPDHAVVPYTAEDLSRPKAGPANPYKDATTTLKRKNILTGHAEETFVSEHTFRSKHRAIERKGGPGRQYQSGADIKAEAANLRAGREKKGDATIAEGAGAYVGPWAKFKKQEYEVVGEDEELASDEEYDEIDEDEVIESGTVLQAPAGALTRRKEVEALGDETTTFHGSEEYDYQGRTYMHVPQDLDVDLRKEPGSTTNFIPKKQVHGWKDHHGAVNALRFFPSSGHLLLSAGADTTVKIRDVYHDRELLRTYSGHSKSVSDICFNNSGTQFLSASYDRMIKLWDTEKGVCINKFTTGKTPHVIRFNPDPEHSNEFLAGMSDKKIVQFDIRTPNEVVQEYDHHLAAINTIVFVDNNRRFMTTSDDKSLRAWDYNIPVPIKYIAEPDMYPMTRAALHPSGKYVAYQSSDNQIVVYGANDKFRQNRKKSYRGHNNAGLGIDLDCSPDGQFLASGDQAGYVCFWDWKTCKMYHKLKAGNQAVTCVQWHPQETSKVATAGLDGDIRYWD
- a CDS encoding uncharacterized protein (TransMembrane:3 (i7-30o55-78i112-134o)~BUSCO:EOG092D4J1H); this translates as MMSGEAWLFLLSVLINAVNLFLQVFFTIMYSDLECDYINPIDLCNRLNAYILPEAAVHGFLTFLFLINGYWVALILNLPLLGYNIKKIVDNTHLLDATEIFRKLNVHKKESFIKLAFHLIMFFFYLYSMIVALIRDESS
- a CDS encoding uncharacterized protein (SECRETED:SignalP(1-19)), which encodes MIRWISSTALLTVPVSVCAHQFAAYGGNQIPFWAHTDAAVDEIDLSTYDFSGIGTYAHVPYENCFVDDGSSKPFDIAILGAPFDTAVTARPGARYGPNAIRAASQRKAYGYSIYTGRDPVHDWARIVDCFDAPLTWLDNRAALKTLDQAHRVISGRPTAHPDESTVPRIITLGGDHTTTLSALRSTHKRWGPVSVIHFDSHIDTWDPAVLGGGISDYAGLNHGTFLHIAHEEGLILNSSIHAGIRAPLTRRKADIRNDIRCGFEIITARDIDTNGTRAIIDRIRERVGDTNTYISVDIDVLDLAFAPATGTPEPGGWSTRELLTVLAGLEGLNIIGGDVVEVAPAYDDNGEITAIAAVEVTHAILELLIAKAVKAPDDA